Proteins from a single region of Syntrophorhabdaceae bacterium:
- a CDS encoding LuxR C-terminal-related transcriptional regulator: MPGSRPELVEGSEEGRKETGSIAGGAEKFKLLFEKAPDPALVMEGDIFVECNEAAVRCMRCPGKKSLIGLHPSAISMRNQPDGRSSSQKARELMDKALRDGVVRFDWKHRTFDGDDLWVDVSLVAIPMEGKSILYTVWRDITRRKKAQELEKAELGVKSAHLEEMNAALKVLINERKRDSAELEEKIVTNINRLVVPYIEKLKKCSLPPYSMTYVDIIEDNLRDLVSPFLQKLGLKCAFLTPTEMRIADLIRSGRSTKQIAEVLNMEPGAVNFHRTNIRKKLGINKVKINLMSYLSSL, encoded by the coding sequence TTGCCCGGCAGCAGACCGGAGCTGGTCGAAGGATCAGAAGAGGGAAGAAAGGAAACAGGTTCCATTGCGGGCGGAGCGGAGAAGTTCAAGCTTCTCTTTGAGAAGGCCCCCGATCCGGCCCTCGTGATGGAAGGCGACATCTTCGTTGAGTGCAATGAAGCCGCCGTGCGGTGCATGCGCTGCCCCGGCAAAAAGAGCCTGATCGGGCTTCATCCATCGGCCATATCGATGCGGAATCAGCCCGATGGACGTTCCTCGTCGCAGAAGGCGAGGGAACTGATGGATAAAGCCCTTCGGGACGGGGTGGTCCGTTTTGATTGGAAACACCGTACTTTCGATGGCGATGATCTGTGGGTCGACGTTTCCCTCGTCGCCATCCCGATGGAGGGAAAGAGCATACTGTACACGGTGTGGAGGGATATTACCCGGCGAAAGAAAGCACAAGAACTGGAGAAGGCCGAGCTAGGAGTCAAGTCGGCACATCTGGAGGAGATGAATGCTGCCCTGAAGGTGTTGATCAACGAAAGAAAGAGGGACAGTGCCGAGCTTGAGGAGAAGATAGTCACGAATATCAACAGGCTGGTGGTTCCTTACATCGAAAAACTGAAGAAATGCAGCCTCCCACCCTATTCCATGACGTATGTCGATATCATTGAAGACAATCTCAGGGATTTGGTCTCTCCCTTTCTGCAGAAACTCGGCCTGAAATGCGCCTTTCTCACGCCGACCGAAATGCGGATAGCCGACCTGATCAGGAGCGGCAGGTCCACGAAACAAATAGCCGAGGTCTTGAACATGGAGCCTGGGGCGGTCAATTTTCACAGAACCAACATCCGAAAGAAACTGGGGATAAACAAAGTGAAAATCAATCTCATGTCCTACCTTTCGTCACTTTGA
- a CDS encoding methyl-accepting chemotaxis protein, whose amino-acid sequence MKLGNLRIAVRLSAGFGIVCVLLVVMIVLGIIGLGSMRDNIDDIVKQGNLKVELAKSASASISEIVEGVLVMTSLDNKDVREKANAKIAAGRSAYKKAIEDLSKIDTSQKGKELVRKALDSLNEGKGSNVRIVELVNAGKLREAAQLNIDKARPATEKAQGALAELVRYQTDQMNELYDGAIATYGNTRNILIGIGLFAVLFSVFTALFITRSITAPVSHALNVSNRLAEGDLTVMVEAGTKDEMGQLLEAMHNMVAKLRSVVADVNGAADNVASGSHQMSSTSQEMSQGATEQAASAEEISSSVEQASANIKQSTDNAHQTEKIALKAAADAKEGGKAVTQTVVAMKDIATKISIIEEIARQTNLLALNAAIEAARAGEHGKGFAVVATEVRKLAERSQTAAAEISKLSSSSVEVAEKAGDMLTRIVPDIQKTAELVQEIAASSNEQSVGVEQITKAIQQLDQVIQENASATEEMASTSEELASQAEQLQNTMSFFKVDGAGKKAVSVQKSPVKAKSVSFAATPGRMPLAAEPSQGIHLDLGRNADHDVLDNEFERL is encoded by the coding sequence ATGAAGCTCGGAAATTTGAGGATCGCAGTCAGGCTCAGTGCAGGTTTCGGTATTGTATGTGTGTTGCTTGTAGTCATGATCGTTCTGGGGATCATAGGTCTTGGTTCCATGCGTGACAACATAGACGATATCGTCAAGCAGGGTAACCTGAAGGTGGAGCTGGCCAAGAGCGCCTCGGCCTCCATATCGGAGATCGTGGAGGGCGTTCTCGTTATGACGTCACTTGATAATAAGGATGTCCGGGAAAAAGCAAACGCGAAGATCGCAGCTGGCAGATCGGCCTATAAGAAGGCCATAGAAGACCTGTCGAAAATAGACACCTCCCAGAAGGGAAAGGAGCTTGTGCGGAAGGCCCTCGACAGTCTGAACGAAGGAAAGGGGTCAAATGTGAGGATAGTTGAACTGGTAAACGCGGGTAAGCTCAGAGAGGCCGCCCAGTTAAACATAGACAAGGCGAGACCGGCGACGGAGAAGGCGCAGGGCGCCCTGGCTGAACTCGTAAGATATCAGACCGATCAGATGAACGAGCTTTACGACGGGGCGATAGCCACGTACGGCAATACGCGCAACATCCTCATCGGCATCGGGCTTTTCGCGGTGCTATTTTCTGTTTTCACTGCCCTCTTCATTACGAGGAGCATCACTGCCCCCGTGTCGCACGCACTCAATGTGTCCAATCGCCTTGCCGAGGGTGATCTCACGGTGATGGTGGAAGCCGGTACGAAGGATGAGATGGGCCAGCTTCTGGAAGCCATGCACAACATGGTCGCAAAACTCCGCAGTGTTGTGGCCGACGTGAACGGAGCTGCAGACAATGTCGCCTCCGGAAGCCACCAGATGAGCTCCACTTCCCAGGAGATGTCGCAGGGAGCAACAGAACAGGCTGCATCGGCGGAAGAGATATCCTCGTCCGTGGAACAGGCAAGCGCCAACATAAAGCAGAGCACCGACAACGCTCACCAGACAGAGAAGATAGCGCTGAAGGCCGCCGCCGACGCAAAGGAAGGCGGAAAGGCGGTGACGCAAACGGTTGTGGCGATGAAGGACATCGCCACGAAAATATCCATCATAGAGGAAATAGCACGGCAGACGAACCTCCTCGCCCTCAACGCCGCTATAGAGGCCGCCCGTGCGGGAGAGCACGGCAAGGGGTTCGCCGTTGTCGCGACAGAGGTAAGAAAGCTCGCCGAGAGAAGCCAGACGGCGGCGGCGGAGATATCGAAGCTTTCTTCCTCGAGCGTAGAAGTGGCCGAGAAGGCAGGCGATATGCTCACAAGGATAGTCCCCGACATCCAGAAAACGGCAGAGCTCGTCCAGGAGATCGCGGCTTCGAGTAACGAGCAGTCCGTTGGCGTCGAGCAGATCACCAAGGCCATCCAGCAACTCGACCAGGTCATCCAGGAGAACGCGTCGGCAACGGAAGAGATGGCGTCCACATCGGAGGAACTCGCCAGCCAGGCCGAACAGCTTCAGAATACCATGTCATTCTTCAAGGTCGACGGCGCCGGAAAAAAGGCTGTCTCCGTGCAGAAGAGCCCGGTAAAGGCAAAGAGCGTTTCCTTTGCCGCAACCCCCGGAAGAATGCCTCTCGCGGCAGAGCCTTCGCAAGGCATCCACCTCGATCTCGGGCGAAACGCCGACCATGACGTATTGGACAACGAGTTCGAGAGGTTGTAG
- a CDS encoding chemotaxis protein CheW, producing MSILSGGNTRQYLTFQVGSETFGIDVANVREILEFKSVTKVPRSPEYMRGVINLRGSVVPVFDMRLKFGMSAMERTINTCIVVVEVSCDGEDIIIGALVDSVQEVFELEAGQIEPAPRIGTHLRTEFISGMGKRDERFIIILDINKVFSAEEITSAHEMTETEQKMAANA from the coding sequence ATGAGCATTCTTTCTGGTGGTAACACACGGCAGTACCTGACCTTCCAGGTGGGTAGCGAAACCTTTGGCATAGACGTTGCGAACGTGAGGGAGATACTGGAGTTCAAGAGCGTGACAAAGGTCCCCCGGAGCCCCGAGTACATGCGGGGCGTCATCAACCTCCGGGGATCGGTGGTACCCGTCTTCGACATGCGCCTCAAGTTCGGCATGTCAGCAATGGAAAGGACGATCAATACCTGCATCGTCGTCGTGGAGGTCTCATGCGACGGTGAGGACATCATAATAGGGGCGCTCGTCGACTCCGTGCAGGAGGTCTTCGAGCTCGAGGCGGGACAGATAGAGCCCGCCCCGAGGATAGGCACCCACCTGAGGACGGAGTTCATCTCCGGCATGGGCAAGAGGGACGAAAGGTTCATCATCATCCTCGACATAAACAAGGTCTTCTCCGCGGAGGAGATAACATCCGCCCACGAGATGACGGAAACGGAACAAAAGATGGCTGCGAACGCATAA
- a CDS encoding pseudouridine synthase: MESLVKFLARVGPFPRRHAEALIRAGKVKVNDAAAVSPSLQVGPQDRVSVDGQVVSAEAIKVYIALNKPEGYISDLKDPRGRKLARDLIKHDLRLFPIGRLDYNSEGLIIFTNDGDLANYVMHPRYSVSKEYLVKFKGLLQKESVAMMKKGIRVEGELYQADEVRLVKRSPANAWYSIVINEGKNRMIRKMGDALGHPVLKLRRVRIGKLRLGDLNPGEYRHVEKNEIV, from the coding sequence ATGGAAAGCCTGGTCAAATTCCTCGCCCGTGTCGGTCCCTTTCCCCGCAGGCATGCAGAAGCGTTGATACGTGCCGGCAAGGTCAAGGTCAATGATGCCGCAGCTGTCTCTCCGTCCTTGCAGGTAGGTCCTCAGGACCGTGTCTCCGTCGACGGGCAGGTTGTGAGCGCCGAGGCAATAAAGGTGTATATAGCGCTCAACAAGCCCGAGGGCTACATATCGGACCTCAAGGACCCCCGGGGGAGAAAACTGGCCAGAGACCTCATCAAACACGATCTGAGGCTCTTTCCCATAGGAAGGCTCGATTACAATTCGGAAGGTCTCATAATCTTCACCAATGATGGCGATCTCGCCAACTACGTAATGCACCCCCGATACAGTGTTAGCAAGGAATATCTCGTCAAGTTCAAGGGTTTGCTGCAGAAGGAATCGGTGGCAATGATGAAAAAGGGTATCCGGGTGGAGGGTGAACTCTATCAGGCGGATGAGGTCCGCCTCGTCAAGAGATCACCGGCAAATGCGTGGTACAGTATCGTTATCAATGAGGGGAAGAACAGAATGATCAGGAAAATGGGAGACGCCCTGGGGCATCCCGTCCTGAAACTCAGGCGAGTGCGTATCGGCAAGCTGCGGTTGGGAGACCTCAACCCCGGCGAATACCGCCATGTCGAAAAGAACGAGATAGTCTGA
- the pilQ gene encoding type IV pilus secretin PilQ — translation MVVLFFLLLLIIPLLCFSQSARRPSSASKVSFDFMDADVRNVVRILAEVAGKNIVISDAVKGKITMKLDNVYWDEALELVVETGGLRKIEADKIIRVVTVKEYDDEIKRKMGERESFRKDRLERQKMGEEFVTETIYLSYVSPSDMEKMLKGGSDAATPGAQKKGFVSEFGTITQVHWNNALIIRDTRENVANMIRIIKEHDTKPNQIQIDCKIVQATTNFSRELGIQWGVRSDQTSKLLGNKEVMISGGRSFSSATEEGSGTMVATTNLIGFRSNGYVIPYNLNLPAAVGAGSGGTLGFFIGSATDAFQLDVQLSALEDEGRGRILSNPKVITSDNKKAIIQQGKSIPYKTYSQSGTQTQFAEAVLGLEVTPSVTKDGYIRLEILAKKDQADFVNTSEGVPTIDKKQASTLLYVKDGETAVIGGIYEREEGSSENGIPGLKNIPLLGWLFKKEAKLDDRTELLIFITPRVVKNVYRNEG, via the coding sequence ATGGTGGTATTATTTTTTCTGTTACTTTTAATTATACCCTTATTGTGTTTCAGCCAATCAGCGAGAAGACCATCCTCGGCTTCAAAGGTTTCTTTTGATTTCATGGATGCTGACGTGAGGAACGTCGTCAGGATCCTTGCGGAGGTTGCGGGAAAGAATATCGTAATATCGGATGCCGTAAAAGGCAAAATTACGATGAAGCTCGACAACGTTTACTGGGATGAGGCGCTGGAACTGGTGGTTGAAACGGGGGGTTTGAGGAAGATAGAGGCGGACAAGATTATCCGTGTTGTCACCGTCAAGGAATACGACGATGAAATAAAGAGAAAGATGGGCGAGAGGGAATCCTTTAGAAAGGACCGTCTCGAGAGACAGAAAATGGGCGAGGAATTCGTGACCGAGACGATATACCTGAGCTATGTAAGCCCTTCCGACATGGAGAAGATGCTCAAGGGCGGGTCCGATGCCGCGACTCCGGGAGCACAGAAGAAAGGCTTCGTGTCCGAGTTCGGGACGATTACGCAGGTCCATTGGAACAACGCGCTCATCATCAGGGATACAAGAGAGAACGTTGCAAACATGATCCGGATCATCAAGGAGCACGATACCAAACCGAATCAGATACAGATAGACTGCAAGATCGTGCAGGCAACCACCAATTTCTCAAGGGAATTGGGGATACAGTGGGGAGTTCGTTCGGACCAGACATCGAAACTTCTCGGAAACAAGGAAGTGATGATATCGGGCGGTAGAAGCTTTTCATCCGCGACCGAGGAAGGATCGGGAACGATGGTGGCGACGACAAACCTTATTGGTTTCAGGTCCAACGGTTATGTCATACCGTATAATCTCAACCTTCCTGCCGCTGTGGGCGCCGGGAGCGGAGGAACGCTGGGGTTCTTCATAGGAAGCGCCACCGATGCCTTCCAACTGGATGTGCAGTTGTCCGCCCTCGAGGATGAGGGAAGGGGAAGGATTCTCTCCAATCCCAAGGTCATCACCTCGGACAACAAGAAGGCAATAATCCAGCAGGGTAAATCGATCCCCTACAAGACGTACTCGCAATCAGGCACCCAGACCCAGTTTGCGGAAGCCGTCCTGGGGCTTGAGGTCACACCTTCCGTAACGAAGGATGGTTACATCAGGCTGGAGATACTGGCAAAGAAGGATCAGGCGGATTTTGTGAATACCTCAGAGGGAGTTCCTACGATAGACAAGAAACAGGCATCCACGCTGCTCTATGTGAAGGATGGAGAAACAGCGGTCATCGGCGGAATATATGAGCGCGAGGAAGGATCGAGCGAGAACGGCATTCCCGGGTTGAAGAACATTCCGCTGCTGGGATGGCTCTTCAAGAAAGAGGCAAAGCTGGACGACAGGACGGAACTGCTGATCTTTATCACGCCGAGGGTAGTCAAAAACGTTTACAGGAACGAGGGGTAA
- the pilO gene encoding type 4a pilus biogenesis protein PilO: MRVGFEPKSLGKKIEKIPQKYILIVMVVLVIVVLAALYYFLMVPQLETKAKVEREYHEVQLELGRLKSIQQNIAKHRKEYEQMQELLQEVMRQLPESKDIPNLLRSVTSVTEETRLKVKQFEPKQMKHKDFYSEMPFEIKFQGRFSSLASFLDGVRKLERIISVADFTVEAKGPPNNVHLEGSCNANAYVYLREPIKKPPAKGAKKANVPRAK, from the coding sequence ATGAGAGTTGGATTTGAGCCGAAGAGTCTTGGAAAAAAGATAGAGAAAATACCTCAGAAGTATATTCTCATCGTCATGGTGGTGCTTGTGATCGTTGTGCTGGCGGCCCTCTATTATTTTCTGATGGTGCCTCAGCTCGAAACGAAGGCGAAAGTGGAGAGGGAATACCACGAGGTACAGCTGGAACTGGGCAGGCTCAAAAGCATCCAGCAGAACATTGCAAAACATCGCAAGGAGTATGAGCAAATGCAGGAGCTTCTCCAGGAGGTCATGAGACAACTGCCGGAATCGAAGGACATCCCGAACCTCTTGAGGAGCGTGACCTCTGTCACGGAGGAAACACGCCTGAAGGTCAAGCAGTTTGAGCCCAAGCAGATGAAACACAAGGATTTCTATTCGGAAATGCCTTTCGAGATCAAGTTCCAGGGAAGATTCAGCAGCCTTGCATCCTTCCTGGATGGAGTGAGAAAGCTGGAACGTATTATCAGCGTAGCCGACTTTACGGTGGAGGCAAAGGGTCCCCCGAACAACGTTCATCTCGAGGGATCATGCAATGCCAATGCATATGTATATTTGAGGGAGCCCATAAAAAAACCACCGGCAAAAGGAGCGAAAAAGGCGAATGTCCCGCGTGCAAAGTAG
- a CDS encoding PilN domain-containing protein: MIKVNLLPYKKSRTSTLKINIVTFVLMLIIGNILFWSFYVYNERDIGDYERNIRATRQELAKLQPFYKEYQRIQAAKKEIERRIKVVNQLKAGRALAARSLFDLSVTMKEGVWLKSFKKKDDKFEIEGRSLVNESISDFMETLSSLPYMKNVELKSIQDVTEEGLVIKKFIVQGNMSL, from the coding sequence ATGATAAAGGTTAATCTCTTACCCTACAAGAAATCAAGAACGAGCACCCTCAAGATCAATATTGTCACGTTTGTGCTGATGCTGATCATAGGCAATATATTGTTCTGGTCCTTTTACGTCTACAATGAGCGGGATATCGGTGATTATGAACGAAACATCAGGGCGACACGGCAGGAGTTGGCAAAACTGCAGCCCTTCTACAAGGAATACCAGAGGATACAGGCGGCAAAGAAAGAGATAGAGCGACGGATAAAGGTGGTCAACCAGTTGAAGGCTGGCAGGGCGCTTGCGGCAAGATCGCTCTTTGACCTTTCAGTGACGATGAAAGAGGGGGTATGGCTTAAATCATTCAAGAAGAAGGACGATAAATTCGAGATAGAGGGGAGATCACTCGTCAACGAATCGATATCGGACTTCATGGAAACCCTATCGAGTTTGCCCTACATGAAGAATGTTGAATTGAAGAGCATTCAGGACGTGACCGAAGAGGGTCTCGTGATCAAGAAGTTCATCGTTCAGGGGAATATGTCGTTATGA
- the pilM gene encoding type IV pilus assembly protein PilM → MANPFEALGTFFLVVPIVLYLFSSFVLYRIGNKFGVGSFWHYLIPFYNMVLMCRCGGVSAWNVLGLVVFPISIYSTINIWGSIAERLGKSYWLYGITTLIIGVPVLILAFDSSRPGGGEIAVPEPVPAETPQAEPSMQYSEQKGAYAGSDDTGPTEDQKEEGPLLQEELAPVVADTRQKKYKTKRGLFESIKESGMFSSFVIKQMDEIVGIDIGTTSIKMCGLKNVKGVFSIQNIVKKTYEQELISDGHIVDIDFLAQELQGMFKENSIKSKNVACALSSYSVISKKITVPFMDDEALENMISVEVENAIPFPMKDIYYSYYVIGVDPEKQNMMNVKIVAVKREIVDAYIATFNMAGLSLQILDVDMFGISNVVEQIYAPKEHSVLIVDIGASVTNIAILNGENIEFTREILIGGKYLTSQIQKSIKVKYKEAEEKKIAADSDVVYLFEDFIFNISSEINKTVRFYLATKPKETIGKIFVTGGSSLLPGIKEKIVDETGIPVEVIDPFLLVQAGAQAGLYGELKEAMVVPVYLSTRVTDLMG, encoded by the coding sequence ATGGCAAATCCATTTGAAGCGTTAGGGACCTTTTTCCTTGTTGTGCCCATCGTGCTCTATCTGTTCAGCAGTTTCGTCCTTTACAGGATTGGGAACAAATTCGGGGTCGGTTCTTTCTGGCATTATCTTATCCCCTTTTACAATATGGTGCTCATGTGCAGATGCGGAGGCGTTTCAGCCTGGAATGTTCTGGGGCTTGTTGTGTTTCCCATCAGCATATACTCGACGATCAATATATGGGGCAGCATCGCCGAAAGGCTGGGGAAGAGCTACTGGCTGTATGGGATCACCACGCTGATCATCGGGGTACCCGTGTTGATCCTTGCCTTTGATTCTTCGAGACCGGGCGGAGGCGAGATCGCTGTACCTGAACCCGTTCCTGCGGAAACGCCTCAGGCGGAACCTTCCATGCAGTACAGTGAGCAGAAAGGTGCTTATGCAGGTTCCGACGATACGGGACCCACGGAGGACCAGAAGGAGGAAGGACCGCTCCTGCAGGAAGAGCTTGCCCCGGTGGTTGCCGACACCAGGCAGAAAAAGTATAAGACGAAAAGAGGCCTTTTCGAGTCCATCAAGGAATCGGGAATGTTCAGCAGTTTTGTCATCAAGCAGATGGATGAGATTGTGGGCATCGATATCGGCACGACATCCATTAAGATGTGCGGTTTGAAGAATGTCAAGGGCGTCTTTTCAATTCAGAATATAGTCAAAAAGACCTACGAGCAGGAACTCATCAGCGACGGCCATATCGTTGACATTGATTTCCTTGCCCAGGAACTGCAGGGAATGTTCAAAGAGAACAGCATCAAGTCGAAGAACGTGGCCTGCGCCCTGTCGAGCTATTCCGTGATCTCGAAAAAGATCACCGTTCCCTTCATGGACGATGAAGCGCTGGAGAACATGATCAGCGTCGAGGTGGAGAACGCAATTCCTTTCCCCATGAAGGACATCTATTACAGCTATTATGTTATCGGCGTGGATCCCGAGAAACAGAACATGATGAATGTGAAGATAGTGGCGGTCAAGAGGGAGATAGTAGACGCTTATATCGCCACCTTCAATATGGCCGGGCTTAGTCTGCAGATACTGGATGTAGACATGTTCGGCATATCGAACGTTGTGGAACAGATATATGCCCCGAAGGAACATTCCGTCCTTATCGTCGACATAGGCGCATCGGTCACCAATATCGCCATCCTGAACGGTGAGAATATAGAATTCACCCGTGAGATCCTGATCGGTGGGAAATACCTCACCAGCCAGATACAAAAGTCGATCAAGGTCAAGTATAAAGAAGCGGAAGAGAAGAAGATCGCCGCTGACTCCGATGTGGTGTATCTCTTTGAGGACTTTATCTTCAATATATCGTCGGAAATAAACAAGACAGTCCGGTTCTACCTTGCGACAAAACCGAAGGAGACCATAGGAAAGATCTTCGTAACGGGAGGTTCTTCGCTTCTGCCGGGGATCAAGGAAAAGATCGTCGATGAAACAGGCATCCCCGTGGAGGTCATCGATCCTTTTCTCCTTGTCCAGGCGGGAGCGCAGGCGGGTTTATACGGGGAACTCAAAGAGGCGATGGTGGTCCCCGTCTACCTGTCAACCCGGGTAACGGATCTTATGGGATGA
- a CDS encoding putative Ig domain-containing protein, giving the protein MVIIILAVLVVLYIFLTRNPSEPTRQSPRDEAAAGGQATEAASETSADPGVAMGKAKLQLESAGNKNIIRVVVDRPAGDEDEVMYRFEWTLNGQPAGDGSDSLSGFKRGDRVTVKVTPVQDGKVGSSKILDFLVQNTPPKVVEGQDMKIEGNTFSYQVKGVDQDGDALSYSLEDAPQGMTIDPQTGEIRWQLKESDYGERIIKAKVSDGKGGVTNYSLKVDFQKPSREKKAGDNQK; this is encoded by the coding sequence ATGGTCATTATCATCCTGGCCGTTCTCGTGGTCCTGTACATATTCCTGACCAGGAATCCGTCGGAACCAACCCGGCAGTCTCCCCGCGATGAAGCAGCCGCCGGCGGACAGGCGACCGAGGCCGCATCGGAAACATCTGCGGATCCGGGCGTTGCCATGGGGAAGGCGAAGCTGCAGCTGGAATCCGCAGGCAACAAAAACATCATCAGGGTCGTTGTCGACAGGCCCGCAGGGGACGAAGATGAGGTCATGTACAGATTTGAGTGGACCCTCAATGGTCAACCCGCAGGGGACGGAAGCGACAGCCTGAGCGGATTCAAACGGGGCGACAGGGTTACCGTCAAGGTCACGCCTGTACAGGACGGGAAGGTTGGGTCATCAAAGATCCTCGATTTCCTGGTCCAGAATACGCCGCCGAAGGTAGTCGAGGGTCAGGACATGAAGATTGAAGGTAATACCTTTTCCTACCAGGTGAAGGGTGTCGACCAGGATGGTGATGCACTATCATACAGCCTTGAGGATGCTCCGCAGGGCATGACGATAGACCCTCAGACCGGAGAGATCCGATGGCAGTTGAAGGAGAGCGACTACGGGGAGCGTATCATCAAGGCGAAGGTCAGCGATGGAAAAGGGGGAGTCACAAACTACAGCCTTAAGGTCGATTTCCAAAAACCGTCCCGTGAAAAGAAGGCCGGAGACAATCAAAAATGA